A region from the Pseudonocardia petroleophila genome encodes:
- a CDS encoding catalase, whose amino-acid sequence MTATQRPATTTDGGAPVASDEHSLSVGPDGPLVLNDHYLIEQMANFNRERIPERQPHAKGGGAFGTFTVTQDVSAYTRAAVFQPGTVTEGLIRFSTVAGERGSPDTWRDPRGFSLKLYTTEGNLDLVGNNTPVFFLRDPMKFQHFIRSQKRRAANNLRDHDMQWDFWTLVPESAHQVTWLMGDRGIPKTWRHMNGYSSHTYMWINAEGEKFWVKYHFKSDQGVEHLTQDEADDLAGKDGDAHQRDLYDALEAGDFPSWTLKMQIMPFEDAKTYRFNPFDLTKVWPHADYPLIEVGTLQLNRNVTDYHAQIEQAAFEPNNLVPGTGLSPDKMLLARGFSYADAHRARLGVNYKQIPVNAPTAPVNSYSKDGAMRITPVADPVYAPNSYGGPQADPSRTDDGGTWYSDGEMVRTAYTLRPEDDDWGQAGTLVRDVWDDEERARFVENVSGHLADGVSEPVLLRAFEYWRNVDKEIGDRVEAATRALLST is encoded by the coding sequence GTGACGGCAACCCAGAGGCCCGCCACCACCACCGACGGAGGTGCCCCCGTCGCCAGCGACGAGCACTCGCTGTCCGTCGGGCCCGACGGTCCGTTGGTGCTCAACGACCACTACCTGATCGAGCAGATGGCGAACTTCAACCGGGAGCGCATCCCGGAGCGCCAGCCGCACGCCAAGGGCGGTGGCGCGTTCGGCACGTTCACGGTGACGCAGGACGTCAGCGCGTACACCCGCGCCGCGGTGTTCCAGCCGGGCACCGTGACCGAGGGGCTCATCCGGTTCTCGACCGTGGCGGGGGAGCGGGGCAGCCCCGACACCTGGCGCGACCCGCGCGGCTTCTCGCTGAAGCTCTACACCACCGAGGGCAACCTCGACCTGGTCGGCAACAACACCCCGGTGTTCTTCCTGCGCGACCCGATGAAGTTCCAGCACTTCATCCGCAGCCAGAAGCGCCGCGCGGCCAACAACCTGCGCGACCACGACATGCAGTGGGACTTCTGGACGCTGGTGCCCGAGTCGGCGCACCAGGTCACCTGGCTGATGGGCGACCGGGGCATCCCGAAGACCTGGCGCCACATGAACGGCTACTCCAGCCACACCTACATGTGGATCAACGCCGAGGGCGAGAAGTTCTGGGTGAAGTACCACTTCAAGAGCGACCAGGGCGTCGAGCACCTGACCCAGGACGAGGCCGACGACCTCGCGGGCAAGGACGGTGACGCCCACCAGCGCGACCTCTACGACGCGCTCGAGGCGGGCGACTTCCCGTCCTGGACGCTGAAGATGCAGATCATGCCGTTCGAGGACGCGAAGACCTACCGCTTCAACCCGTTCGACCTCACCAAGGTGTGGCCGCACGCCGACTACCCGCTGATCGAGGTCGGGACGCTGCAGCTCAACCGTAACGTCACCGACTACCACGCCCAGATCGAGCAGGCGGCGTTCGAGCCGAACAACCTCGTGCCCGGCACCGGGCTCTCGCCCGACAAGATGCTGCTGGCCCGCGGGTTCTCCTACGCCGACGCGCACCGCGCCCGGCTCGGGGTCAACTACAAGCAGATCCCGGTCAACGCCCCGACGGCGCCGGTGAACAGCTACTCCAAGGACGGCGCCATGCGGATCACGCCGGTCGCCGACCCGGTGTACGCGCCGAACTCCTACGGCGGCCCGCAGGCGGACCCGTCGCGGACCGACGACGGCGGCACCTGGTACTCCGACGGCGAGATGGTGCGCACCGCCTACACGCTGCGCCCCGAGGACGACGACTGGGGCCAGGCCGGCACGCTGGTCCGCGACGTCTGGGACGACGAGGAGCGCGCCCGCTTCGTGGAGAACGTCTCCGGCCACCTCGCCGACGGCGTCTCCGAGCCCGTCCTGCTCCGCGCGTTCGAGTACTGGCGCAACGTGGACAAGGAGATCGGCGACCGGGTCGAGGCGGCCACCCGGGCCCTGCTCTCGACGTAG
- a CDS encoding MFS transporter, producing MTSGYREVLALPGVTPLMALSLLTRVPASAAAITLTLHVVLTLDLGYAAAGAVGAASTVGMAIGAPTLGRFVDRRGLRTMLAVTTAAAAVFWAVAPHLTYPALLVGAFLGGLLAFPVYSIIRQAIASAVPESRRRPAFALDSMSVEVSYIIGPAVGSLLVVTLSSPVAMAVVGAGWVATGVAFWVLDPPTRTGAAEPGERPPPVRTWLDRRLVAALLGTAATVLLVFGTELSVIASVQATGPVYAIALVNAVWCLASLGGGYLYGGARRTSSQLVLVGALAVATLPVALGGAWWSFALLLVPAGMLTAPALAAGSERVSLLAPEPARGVVTGLHGSATTLGAAAGTPLAGVLIDAASPATAIVAVAAVGAALAAVSALITRRVPTAV from the coding sequence ATGACGTCCGGCTACCGCGAGGTGCTCGCCCTGCCCGGCGTCACCCCGCTGATGGCCTTGTCGCTCCTCACCCGGGTACCCGCCTCGGCCGCGGCGATAACGCTGACGCTGCACGTGGTGCTCACGCTCGACCTCGGCTACGCGGCCGCGGGTGCGGTCGGGGCCGCGTCGACGGTCGGCATGGCGATCGGCGCGCCGACGCTCGGGAGGTTCGTCGACCGCCGCGGGCTGCGCACGATGCTGGCCGTCACCACCGCGGCGGCGGCCGTGTTCTGGGCGGTGGCGCCCCACCTGACCTACCCGGCGCTGCTGGTCGGGGCGTTCCTCGGGGGGCTGCTCGCGTTCCCGGTGTACTCGATCATCCGCCAGGCGATCGCGTCGGCGGTGCCCGAGAGCAGGCGGCGGCCCGCCTTCGCGCTCGACTCCATGTCGGTGGAGGTGTCCTACATCATCGGGCCCGCGGTCGGGTCGCTGCTGGTGGTGACGCTGTCCAGCCCGGTGGCCATGGCGGTGGTCGGCGCGGGCTGGGTGGCGACGGGCGTCGCGTTCTGGGTGCTGGACCCGCCCACCCGCACCGGCGCGGCCGAGCCCGGCGAACGACCGCCGCCCGTGCGGACCTGGCTCGACCGGCGCCTCGTCGCCGCCCTGCTCGGCACGGCCGCCACCGTGCTCCTGGTCTTCGGCACCGAGCTCTCGGTCATCGCGAGCGTGCAGGCGACCGGTCCCGTGTACGCGATCGCGCTGGTCAACGCCGTCTGGTGCCTGGCGTCGCTGGGCGGGGGCTACCTCTACGGCGGGGCCCGGCGCACGTCGTCGCAGCTCGTGCTCGTCGGCGCGCTCGCCGTGGCGACGCTGCCGGTGGCCCTCGGCGGTGCGTGGTGGAGCTTCGCCCTGCTGCTGGTGCCCGCCGGGATGCTCACCGCCCCGGCGCTGGCGGCGGGCTCGGAGCGGGTGTCCCTGCTCGCCCCGGAGCCGGCCCGCGGCGTCGTCACCGGGTTGCACGGGTCGGCCACCACGCTCGGCGCGGCCGCGGGCACCCCGCTCGCCGGCGTCCTGATCGACGCCGCCTCCCCCGCCACCGCGATCGTGGCGGTCGCCGCCGTCGGTGCGGCCCTGGCCGCGGTGTCAGCGCTGATCACGCGCCGGGTGCCGACGGCCGTGTGA